A window of Myxococcales bacterium genomic DNA:
GCGAGGCTCCCCACGCTCCCCGCTGTCCGCTCAGTCGTCGAGAAAATGCAGGGCGCCCATCGCGACGAGGCGCACGAGCAGCTCGCGCGCGGCCGGCGCCGTCGTCGCCGCGACGAGCTCGCGCCCCTCGTGTCGCCGCCTCGCGCAGAGGGCTCGCGCGAGGGCGGTCGCCTCGGCCGGCACCACGAGCTCGGTCCCGCCCACGTAGAGCAGGAGCCCGCCCTCCGCGTGGTCCGCGTGGTCCGCGTGGGGCAAGAACGCCCAGCGAGCCTCTTCGGAGCGCGCGAGCACCGCGCCTCGCGCGAGCTTGCCGAAGAGGGCCTTCGGGGTCGGCGCGCGCGCCGGCGGCTCGAGCTCGTGTCCGGGCTTGAGGCGCGTCGCGAACGACGCGAACCACCGATCGATGGCGTCGTCGGAGGTGTCGAGCGTGCGCACCATGGTGCGTATACGCGAGAGCAGCGCGTCGGGAATGGCGCCCGGGTTCGACGCGGGCGTGAGCTTGGGGTCTACCAGGAGGGTCGCCGAGGCGGGGCTCTGCCTGGCCGCGGCGGCCGCGAACGACGACCACACCTCGCCCATACACGGCGAACGAAAGCCGACCGAGTAGGTGAGGCACGGAGTGACCGCGACGCCGTGGTGCGCGAAGTTGGGTGGAAGATACAGCATGTCGCCGGGGCCGAGCACCTCGTCGGCCTGAGGCTCGAGCTCCTCCAGAATGCGGAGCTCGAGATCGGGCTTGATGCGCCGATCCTTCGTTGGGCGTGTGTGGTACTTCCACCGGCGTTTTCCGCGGCCCTGGATGAGGAAGACGTCGTAGCTGTCGACGTGGGGCCCCACGCTCCCACCCGGCGCGGCGAAGCTCAGCATCACGTCGTCGACGCGGACGCTGGGGAGGAACGCGAACGGCTCGAGCATGAGCGCGATCTCGGGCACCCAGCGGTTGACCTCCTGAACCAGGAGCGTCCACCCCCGCTTCGGGAGCTTCGCGAAGTCGGCCTCGAGCTGCGGGCCCCAGGTGACCTGCCAAGGGCGATCGCCGCCCTTCTCTCGCACGATGCGAGACTCGACGCCGTCTTCGCACGAGAGGCCCGCGAGCTCGTCGGGATCGATCGGATCGCGATGCTCTGGGAAGGCGCCGCGCACGAGCAGCGGCTTCTTTTGCCAGTAGTCCCGCAGAAACCGCGAGGTGGAGATGCCGCCGAAGAGGCCGGGGGGGGAAGGGGGCTTCGTCGGGTCCGCCATGATGCCGCTCTACCACCGCCGCTCACTCGCCGGCCACCCTTGTTGGATTCGGGTAGCCTATGCCGATGAGCTGGGAGGCGACGAAGCTAGGGCTGACGTTAGCGTTGGCGTTGATGGCA
This region includes:
- a CDS encoding cupin domain-containing protein, with translation MADPTKPPSPPGLFGGISTSRFLRDYWQKKPLLVRGAFPEHRDPIDPDELAGLSCEDGVESRIVREKGGDRPWQVTWGPQLEADFAKLPKRGWTLLVQEVNRWVPEIALMLEPFAFLPSVRVDDVMLSFAAPGGSVGPHVDSYDVFLIQGRGKRRWKYHTRPTKDRRIKPDLELRILEELEPQADEVLGPGDMLYLPPNFAHHGVAVTPCLTYSVGFRSPCMGEVWSSFAAAAARQSPASATLLVDPKLTPASNPGAIPDALLSRIRTMVRTLDTSDDAIDRWFASFATRLKPGHELEPPARAPTPKALFGKLARGAVLARSEEARWAFLPHADHADHAEGGLLLYVGGTELVVPAEATALARALCARRRHEGRELVAATTAPAARELLVRLVAMGALHFLDD